One segment of Halomonas sp. TD01 DNA contains the following:
- a CDS encoding solute carrier family 23 protein — protein MQLKHRQHGEEQPYWPLGPFKVRLPFVHYRWEMAEMIQGLIMFVVSLAMIPLLEQFLGLPYDVALAYVVVCGVGFMLPALLGVPMVPGWITPAVPVVLAFLGDFEPGPEAIQALFALQFLVFLIFLILGVTGLGRKLVHLVPNSLQAGIIIGAGIAAITGEIQQGGRLAETPVSLIAGMLIAIFMLFSVAFKRWVEDHAIMRKIANYGMVPGMIIAILVAWAIGEYPRPTIEWGITQPNFTEMWNYLPFTVGFPGVDVFVLAIPTAVIAYVIAFGDIVVGRTLMSRVDHIRTDEKIDYSTDRIHHVTAIRNGMHAFFAPYPGLAGPIWTAVTATMAERYKNGRHAMESIYSGGGTFWITGFIALFTLPLVSMFQPVLPIALSLTLLLTGYICLMVGIEQTKTTAERGVAGTMAVVLAVYGAGWGLAAGVVLYVLVQKTNMFGREPAPSQDAEEQDQR, from the coding sequence ATGCAACTTAAGCACCGCCAGCACGGTGAAGAGCAGCCATATTGGCCCTTAGGGCCGTTTAAAGTGCGGCTCCCCTTTGTCCATTATCGTTGGGAAATGGCAGAGATGATTCAGGGGCTCATCATGTTTGTGGTTAGCCTGGCGATGATTCCGCTTTTAGAGCAGTTCCTTGGTTTGCCTTATGATGTTGCCCTGGCGTATGTGGTGGTGTGCGGCGTCGGCTTTATGCTTCCCGCGTTGCTAGGCGTGCCGATGGTGCCCGGCTGGATTACGCCTGCCGTGCCGGTGGTGTTGGCGTTCCTGGGTGATTTTGAGCCAGGCCCTGAGGCTATTCAGGCGCTGTTCGCACTTCAATTCTTGGTCTTTCTGATTTTCTTAATCTTAGGGGTAACCGGGCTGGGCCGTAAGCTGGTTCACCTGGTTCCTAACTCCCTTCAGGCGGGCATTATTATCGGTGCCGGTATCGCGGCCATTACCGGTGAAATACAGCAGGGTGGGCGTTTAGCTGAGACCCCTGTGTCACTGATCGCCGGTATGTTAATTGCTATTTTCATGCTGTTTTCGGTGGCCTTTAAACGCTGGGTGGAAGATCACGCAATCATGCGCAAAATTGCCAACTACGGCATGGTGCCAGGCATGATTATCGCGATTCTGGTGGCTTGGGCGATTGGTGAGTACCCACGCCCTACCATTGAGTGGGGGATTACCCAGCCGAATTTCACTGAGATGTGGAACTACCTACCTTTTACAGTCGGCTTTCCTGGCGTTGATGTCTTTGTGCTGGCCATACCCACGGCGGTGATTGCCTACGTTATCGCGTTCGGCGACATTGTCGTAGGGCGTACGTTGATGTCCCGTGTGGATCATATTCGTACCGATGAAAAAATCGACTACAGCACGGATCGTATCCACCACGTCACCGCTATTCGTAACGGCATGCATGCTTTCTTTGCCCCCTATCCTGGTTTGGCGGGCCCGATCTGGACTGCTGTAACGGCCACCATGGCTGAGCGTTATAAGAATGGCCGACATGCCATGGAATCGATTTATAGCGGCGGCGGCACTTTCTGGATTACCGGCTTTATTGCGCTATTTACGCTGCCATTGGTCAGCATGTTTCAGCCGGTGTTGCCCATTGCACTCTCGCTCACCCTGCTGCTGACTGGCTATATTTGCTTAATGGTAGGTATTGAACAGACTAAAACCACCGCTGAGCGTGGCGTCGCAGGCACGATGGCCGTCGTATTGGCGGTATATGGTGCAGGGTGGGGGTTAGCCGCGGGGGTCGTGCTGTACGTGTTAGTACAAAAAACAAATATGTTCGGGCGTGAGCCTGCGCCTAGCCAAGACGCGGAAGAGCAAGATCAACGCTAA